One window of Arthrobacter oryzae genomic DNA carries:
- a CDS encoding glycoside hydrolase family 65 protein, with protein MALITSDRARFPNDPWQLVETVHLPGNAGTLETLFSLGNGHLGIRGAHWASADADLPGSFINGFHETWDIKHAENAFGFARTGQRILYIPDVNNFTVIIDGETLTLSESTVLDYRRSVDFATGIYECRITWQCRSGATVTTTERRAVGYQSRGTLGVSLEVAADRDIYADVTSSVINRQDQPVEDHSTHDPRRAGRHAGRVLLPVRLDGGDGSLRLSWEAADSRQRVGLAVDHWTSADVQPFETLVDQDDSSVRYVLAVGADQPFRLEKSASYAVARAFREGAVDGGSAQDPSEAAEGALQPVSAIFAESEAHFRDYWATTDIVVGGQPELQQAIRWNLFQLAQATARADVAGIPAKGVSGSGYEGHYFWDQEVYLLPYLTYTSPDNARQVLEFRHEMLPDAKVRAKELSVDGALFPWRTINGLEASAYYAAGTAQFHIAAAVAFATNRYIWASGDADFKHGMGSELLIETARMWVSLGFFGKDGLFHIHGVTGPDEYTAVVNDNLYTNVMARFNLRTAAALDHPEIDEAERELWEQAAIRMQLPYDEDLEVYSQDNDFMTLEPWDWSTPRSKYPLLLNFHPLVIYRHQVLKQADTVLAMFLQWQDFTAEEKRRAFDFYDPITTGDSTLSACVQGIMAAEVGYGKAALDHFTHALYIDLDDTHGNTIDGVHIASTGGVWSSLVSGFAGLRDQGAVPFFDPRLPGEWDSLAFHLKVQGRLLYVELEQGSIGLSVREGEPLEVNVRGELLTVGHEVARVPLAPVGVPEPTIFPSGLPTASIPIVRASS; from the coding sequence ATGGCACTCATCACCTCTGACCGCGCTCGTTTCCCGAACGATCCCTGGCAGCTCGTGGAGACCGTCCACCTTCCCGGAAACGCCGGAACCCTGGAAACCCTCTTCAGCCTGGGCAACGGCCATCTGGGCATCCGCGGCGCCCACTGGGCCTCCGCGGACGCCGACCTTCCCGGCAGCTTCATCAACGGCTTCCACGAAACCTGGGACATCAAGCACGCAGAAAATGCCTTCGGCTTCGCCCGCACGGGCCAGCGGATCCTGTACATCCCGGACGTGAACAACTTCACGGTGATCATCGACGGCGAAACACTGACCCTCAGCGAATCAACGGTGCTCGACTACCGCCGGTCCGTTGACTTCGCCACCGGGATCTACGAATGCCGGATCACGTGGCAGTGCCGTTCCGGTGCCACCGTAACCACCACGGAGCGCCGGGCGGTGGGCTACCAGTCCCGCGGCACCCTGGGCGTCAGCCTCGAAGTCGCCGCGGACCGGGACATCTACGCGGACGTCACATCCTCCGTCATCAACCGCCAGGACCAGCCCGTGGAGGACCACTCCACCCACGATCCGCGCCGGGCCGGACGGCACGCCGGCCGCGTCCTGCTGCCGGTACGGCTCGACGGCGGCGACGGCTCCCTGCGCCTCTCGTGGGAAGCCGCCGACTCCCGGCAGCGCGTCGGCCTGGCCGTGGACCACTGGACGTCGGCCGACGTGCAGCCGTTCGAGACCCTGGTGGACCAGGACGACAGCAGCGTCCGGTACGTCCTCGCAGTGGGCGCAGACCAGCCCTTCCGCCTCGAGAAGAGCGCCAGCTACGCCGTGGCGCGGGCCTTCCGCGAAGGAGCCGTGGACGGCGGCTCCGCGCAGGACCCGTCCGAAGCAGCGGAGGGCGCCCTTCAGCCCGTCAGCGCGATCTTCGCCGAGAGCGAGGCTCACTTCCGGGATTACTGGGCCACCACGGACATTGTGGTGGGCGGCCAGCCCGAGCTGCAGCAGGCCATCCGGTGGAACCTCTTCCAGCTGGCCCAGGCCACTGCCCGCGCGGACGTCGCCGGCATCCCGGCCAAGGGTGTCAGCGGGTCCGGCTACGAGGGACACTACTTCTGGGACCAGGAGGTGTACCTGCTGCCGTACCTGACGTACACCAGCCCGGACAACGCCCGCCAGGTGCTGGAGTTCCGGCATGAGATGCTGCCCGACGCCAAGGTCCGTGCCAAGGAACTGAGCGTGGACGGCGCACTGTTCCCGTGGCGCACCATCAACGGGCTCGAGGCAAGCGCCTACTACGCCGCCGGCACCGCGCAGTTCCACATCGCTGCCGCCGTCGCGTTCGCCACCAACAGATACATCTGGGCCAGCGGCGATGCGGACTTCAAACACGGCATGGGCTCGGAGCTGCTGATCGAAACGGCCCGCATGTGGGTGTCCCTCGGGTTCTTCGGCAAGGACGGGCTGTTCCACATCCACGGCGTCACAGGCCCGGATGAGTACACGGCCGTGGTGAACGACAACCTCTACACAAACGTCATGGCCCGGTTCAACCTGCGCACCGCGGCAGCGCTGGACCACCCGGAAATCGACGAGGCTGAACGCGAACTCTGGGAGCAGGCTGCCATCCGGATGCAGCTGCCCTACGACGAAGACCTCGAGGTGTATTCGCAGGACAATGACTTCATGACCCTGGAGCCGTGGGACTGGAGCACGCCCCGCTCCAAGTACCCGCTGCTGCTGAACTTCCACCCACTGGTGATCTACCGCCACCAGGTGCTCAAGCAGGCGGACACCGTGCTGGCGATGTTCCTGCAGTGGCAGGACTTCACGGCCGAGGAAAAGCGGCGGGCGTTCGACTTCTACGATCCGATCACCACCGGCGACTCCACCCTGTCCGCCTGCGTGCAGGGAATCATGGCCGCCGAGGTGGGCTACGGGAAGGCCGCGCTGGACCACTTCACCCACGCGCTGTACATCGACCTCGACGACACCCACGGCAACACCATCGACGGCGTGCACATCGCCTCCACCGGCGGCGTCTGGAGTTCGCTGGTCAGCGGCTTTGCGGGCCTCCGTGACCAGGGCGCCGTTCCGTTCTTCGACCCGAGGCTGCCGGGCGAGTGGGACAGCCTGGCCTTCCACCTCAAGGTGCAGGGCCGCCTGCTCTACGTGGAGCTGGAGCAGGGATCCATCGGCCTCAGCGTCAGGGAGGGCGAACCGCTGGAGGTCAACGTCCGCGGCGAGCTGCTCACCGTGGGCCACGAGGTGGCCCGGGTGCCGCTGGCTCCGGTCGGCGTCCCGGAGCCGACCATCTTCCCGAGCGGACTTCCGACGGCGTCCATCCCGATCGTGCGCGCCAGCAGCTAA
- a CDS encoding DUF2871 domain-containing protein yields the protein MKKLFHASFAYAVAGVLSGLYYRELTKLNGFAGESQLGLVHTHWLVLGFIVLLLVLMLEKSFGMSAAAPRLSAWFFWIWNAGVVVTGGMMLVKGTLVVAGADAGSKALAGIAGTGHMLLTAGLVLLFLALRKALAAAPQKAAPLPAAPGHLPAGTNA from the coding sequence GTGAAAAAACTCTTCCATGCCTCGTTCGCCTATGCCGTCGCCGGAGTCCTCTCCGGCCTCTACTACCGGGAACTTACCAAGCTCAATGGCTTCGCCGGCGAGTCCCAGCTGGGTCTGGTGCATACGCACTGGCTGGTGCTGGGTTTCATCGTGCTGCTGCTGGTGCTGATGCTGGAGAAGTCCTTCGGGATGTCCGCGGCGGCGCCAAGGCTTTCCGCCTGGTTCTTCTGGATCTGGAATGCCGGCGTGGTGGTCACCGGTGGAATGATGCTGGTGAAGGGGACGTTGGTGGTCGCCGGTGCCGATGCCGGTTCAAAAGCCCTTGCCGGCATTGCCGGCACCGGGCACATGCTCCTCACCGCCGGCCTGGTGCTGCTCTTCCTGGCCCTGCGGAAAGCCCTCGCCGCGGCGCCGCAGAAGGCTGCTCCGCTGCCGGCAGCCCCCGGTCACCTGCCCGCAGGCACCAACGCCTAG
- a CDS encoding MFS transporter: MPTPKALRPFAHREYRVLIAALAISIFGSGMWAVAMVYQVIHLGGGPLELSLVAAAGSVGLVAFVLAGGIAADRVPQRLLIIAVEGTNLAVIAAISGLALAGWLQLWHLAVGAFVLGVGAAFFFPAYSAILPRILPPEDLLAANGMEGTMRPILQQAAGPAVAGILVAALSPSHAVTGVAACHLLAFIILNFLGRHALEAPGADSRPAGGGPAVERAGTSLLHDLREGVSYTVRTPWLLWTLVWACISVLFLIGPIEVLLPFVVRDQLGGDSRMFGFLLAVMGAGGAAASLATASFALPRRYLTVMMVSWGAGSLPLAAVGIMDSFWMLAAALFIFGATGGAGMVIWGTLLQRRVPPHLLGRVSSLDFFVSLALMPVSMALAGPAAEVVPTWVIFLVAGGVCPVMAVVAMVVARMPADELAHPLDRSSGDREPADSP; the protein is encoded by the coding sequence ATGCCCACCCCCAAAGCCCTCAGGCCCTTTGCGCACCGGGAATACCGGGTCCTGATTGCGGCCCTGGCCATCTCGATTTTCGGCTCCGGGATGTGGGCTGTGGCGATGGTCTACCAGGTGATCCACCTGGGCGGCGGCCCGCTTGAGCTGTCCCTCGTTGCCGCCGCGGGCAGCGTGGGACTGGTGGCGTTCGTCCTGGCCGGCGGGATCGCAGCCGACCGGGTGCCCCAGCGGCTCCTGATCATCGCTGTGGAGGGCACCAACCTCGCCGTGATCGCCGCCATCAGCGGACTTGCCCTGGCCGGGTGGCTGCAGCTGTGGCACCTTGCCGTGGGCGCTTTTGTCCTGGGCGTGGGGGCGGCCTTCTTCTTTCCGGCCTATTCGGCCATCCTGCCCAGGATCCTGCCGCCTGAGGACCTGCTGGCGGCTAACGGCATGGAGGGGACCATGCGGCCCATCCTGCAGCAGGCGGCCGGTCCCGCCGTCGCCGGCATCCTGGTGGCCGCATTGTCCCCCTCGCATGCCGTCACGGGCGTGGCGGCGTGCCACCTCCTCGCGTTCATCATCCTCAACTTCCTGGGCCGGCACGCGCTTGAGGCTCCCGGTGCCGACAGCCGGCCAGCCGGCGGCGGACCGGCCGTCGAACGGGCCGGGACGTCCCTCCTCCACGATCTCCGTGAAGGTGTCAGCTACACGGTCCGGACGCCGTGGCTGTTGTGGACGCTGGTCTGGGCCTGCATCTCGGTGCTGTTCCTGATCGGACCCATCGAGGTGCTGCTGCCGTTCGTGGTCCGCGACCAGCTGGGCGGCGATTCACGCATGTTCGGCTTCCTGCTGGCCGTGATGGGCGCGGGCGGGGCGGCCGCTTCCCTGGCCACGGCGTCCTTTGCCCTGCCGCGCCGCTACCTCACGGTGATGATGGTTTCGTGGGGTGCCGGCAGCCTTCCCCTCGCGGCAGTCGGCATCATGGACAGCTTCTGGATGCTTGCCGCGGCGCTGTTCATTTTCGGTGCCACCGGCGGCGCCGGCATGGTCATCTGGGGGACGCTCCTGCAACGCCGCGTCCCTCCGCACCTGCTGGGCCGCGTGTCCAGCCTGGACTTCTTCGTATCGCTCGCCCTGATGCCCGTCTCCATGGCACTGGCGGGACCTGCGGCGGAAGTCGTGCCCACGTGGGTGATCTTCCTGGTGGCCGGCGGCGTGTGCCCGGTGATGGCCGTGGTGGCCATGGTGGTGGCCCGAATGCCGGCCGACGAGCTGGCCCACCCCCTGGACCGCAGTTCCGGGGACCGGGAACCGGCGGACAGCCCCTAG
- a CDS encoding LamB/YcsF family protein, with the protein MDLNADLGESFGSWTMGDDSAMFPLITSASVACGLHAGDPVTMLDTCRAAFELDVRVGAHVGYPDLPGFGLRSIDMTFDDLFGAVLYQLGALDGVAHAVGASVDFVKVHGALYERTMHDAEQASAVVAAIQAYDPGLPILGLQGSALLSIAAEAGHPVFHEAFADRGYLPDGSLLPRTADGALLEDPREIAERAVRLAVHGEVEAVDGTVVRLQPHSICVHGDTPGSVETAAAIRKALEAAGVELEPFA; encoded by the coding sequence TTGGATCTGAACGCTGACCTGGGGGAGTCCTTCGGCTCCTGGACCATGGGGGACGACTCCGCCATGTTCCCGCTGATCACCAGCGCCAGCGTGGCCTGCGGCCTGCACGCCGGGGACCCCGTCACCATGCTGGACACCTGCCGGGCGGCCTTCGAGCTGGACGTCCGGGTGGGTGCCCACGTGGGGTACCCGGACCTGCCGGGCTTCGGCCTGCGGTCCATCGACATGACCTTCGACGACCTCTTCGGGGCCGTGCTCTACCAGCTCGGTGCGCTCGACGGCGTGGCGCACGCCGTCGGGGCGTCCGTGGACTTCGTCAAAGTGCACGGGGCCCTGTACGAACGCACCATGCACGACGCCGAGCAGGCCTCCGCCGTGGTGGCCGCCATCCAGGCCTACGATCCCGGCCTGCCCATCCTCGGCCTGCAGGGGTCCGCGCTCCTGTCCATCGCCGCGGAAGCCGGCCACCCCGTGTTCCATGAGGCATTTGCGGACCGCGGCTACCTGCCGGACGGGTCCCTCCTGCCGCGCACCGCGGACGGCGCGTTGCTCGAGGACCCCCGGGAGATCGCCGAGCGCGCGGTCCGCCTGGCCGTCCACGGTGAAGTGGAGGCGGTCGATGGCACCGTGGTCCGGCTGCAGCCCCATTCGATTTGCGTCCACGGCGACACTCCGGGCTCGGTGGAAACGGCCGCCGCCATCCGCAAGGCCCTGGAAGCGGCAGGCGTGGAGCTCGAACCCTTCGCGTAG
- a CDS encoding nitrate reductase subunit alpha, translating into MAAGPHAGLDGPASDAMLKLGRFFTKWDQTDDGRAVFREGGRKGDIFYRDRWSHDKVVRSTHGVNCTGSCSWKVYVKDGIITWESQQTDYPSVGPDSPEYEPRGCPRGAAFSWYTYSPTRVRFPYARGVLVEMYREAKARLGDPVLAFAEIAGDPEKRRRYQQARGKGGLVRVSWQEAVEIAAAAHVNTIKTYGPDRCAGFSPIPAMSMVSHAVGTRFIQLIGGVMTSFYDWYADLPVASPQVFGDQTDVPESGDWWDARYLMMWGSNVPVTRTPDAHWMAEVRYRGTKVVTVSPDYADNTKFADEWLPAQAGTDAALAMAMGHVMLKEFFVDRDVPFFSDYVRRYTDLPFLVRLVRNDDGALTPSKFLTARDLPAEAGAEDAAFRTVLFDKKTGRTAVPNGSMGFRYSGTGEGKWNLDLEGIEPALSLREVSGESAEILLPCFEDAGGEGSVLRRGVPVIDVEGQLVTTVFDLMLAQYGVGRDGLPGEWAAGYDDASTPYTPAWQEEITSVPAQACIRVAREFARNAEQSKGRSMIIMGAGICQWFHGDTTYRAVLALVMLTGCMGRNGGGWAHYVGQEKTRPVTGWLSLANALDWSRPPRTMIGTGYWYMHTDQWRQDGYSADALKSPLSTGALDGMHTADALAQSARLGWMPFYPQFDRNPLDLADEAEAAVAAGTAPDTPGYIADALKNRTLNPAIEDVDAPENWPRTLVLWRSNLFGSSAKGNEYFLRNLLGTHNNVLGQDHAEGLMPRDVKWHEQAPEGKLDLLVSADFRMTSTTLLSDVVFPAATWYEKHDLSSTDMHPFVHAFSPAIDPPWETKTDFDTFHLLAREFSRQARTHLGVRRDLVSVPLQHDTPGQLAQPGGIVRDWRETDIPAVPGQNMPVFSVVERDYTAIADKLAAVGPLADKLGFTVKNVTYKLAGPLERLSRSNGVMLGGAADGRPAMDTDAKMAEAILAFSGTTNGALSVQGFKDLEVRTGRKLADLSEGSEEKFITFAQTQAGPVPVITSPEWSGSETGGRRYAPFTINIERLKPFHTLTGRMHFFLDHDWMIDIGEALPIYRPPLDMHRLFGEPKLGRDGAMEVVVRYLTPHSKWSIHSEYQDNLLMLSLSRGGPTVWMSPADAEAIEVKDNDWVECLNINGVLVARAIVSHRMPAGVVYVHHAQERTIDVPKSEATGRRGGIHNSVTRLLVKPSHLIGGYAQQAYAFNYLGPTGNQRDMVATVRRRSQEVQY; encoded by the coding sequence ATGGCTGCCGGACCCCATGCGGGGTTAGATGGACCCGCATCAGATGCAATGTTGAAGCTGGGCCGTTTCTTCACCAAATGGGACCAGACCGACGACGGCCGGGCGGTGTTCCGGGAAGGCGGCCGCAAGGGCGACATCTTCTACCGCGACCGCTGGAGCCACGACAAGGTGGTCCGTTCCACGCACGGGGTGAACTGCACCGGCTCCTGCTCCTGGAAGGTGTACGTCAAGGACGGCATCATCACCTGGGAGTCGCAGCAGACCGACTACCCCTCAGTGGGCCCGGACAGTCCGGAATACGAACCGAGAGGCTGTCCGCGCGGGGCGGCCTTTTCCTGGTACACCTACTCGCCGACGCGGGTCCGCTTCCCGTATGCCCGCGGCGTCCTCGTCGAAATGTACCGCGAAGCGAAGGCCCGCCTCGGCGACCCGGTGCTCGCTTTCGCAGAAATAGCCGGTGATCCGGAAAAGCGTCGCCGCTACCAGCAGGCCCGCGGCAAGGGCGGCCTGGTGCGCGTCTCCTGGCAGGAGGCGGTCGAGATCGCAGCGGCCGCTCACGTGAACACCATCAAAACCTACGGCCCGGACCGCTGCGCCGGCTTCTCGCCCATCCCCGCGATGTCCATGGTGTCGCACGCCGTGGGGACCCGCTTCATCCAGCTGATCGGCGGGGTGATGACGTCCTTCTACGACTGGTACGCGGACCTCCCCGTGGCCAGCCCCCAGGTCTTCGGTGACCAGACGGACGTGCCGGAATCCGGCGACTGGTGGGACGCGCGCTACCTCATGATGTGGGGCTCCAACGTCCCGGTCACCCGGACGCCTGACGCGCACTGGATGGCCGAGGTGCGCTACCGCGGCACCAAGGTGGTCACCGTCAGCCCGGACTACGCGGACAACACCAAGTTCGCCGACGAATGGCTCCCCGCCCAGGCCGGAACGGACGCCGCGCTGGCCATGGCCATGGGGCACGTCATGCTCAAGGAATTCTTCGTGGACCGGGATGTGCCGTTCTTCTCCGATTACGTCCGGCGGTACACGGACCTGCCGTTCCTGGTCCGGCTGGTAAGGAACGACGACGGCGCGCTAACGCCGTCGAAATTCCTCACCGCCCGGGACCTTCCCGCCGAAGCCGGGGCCGAGGACGCGGCGTTCCGCACCGTGCTGTTCGACAAAAAGACCGGGCGGACCGCCGTCCCCAACGGCTCCATGGGGTTCCGTTATTCCGGCACCGGCGAGGGCAAGTGGAACCTCGACCTCGAAGGGATCGAGCCCGCGTTGTCCCTGCGCGAGGTGTCCGGGGAAAGCGCCGAAATCCTGCTCCCGTGCTTCGAGGACGCCGGCGGGGAAGGGAGCGTGCTCCGGCGCGGCGTTCCCGTCATCGACGTGGAAGGCCAGCTGGTCACCACCGTGTTCGACCTGATGCTGGCCCAGTACGGCGTGGGCCGGGACGGCCTGCCGGGGGAGTGGGCCGCCGGCTATGACGACGCGTCCACGCCCTACACCCCGGCCTGGCAGGAGGAAATCACCAGCGTTCCCGCGCAGGCGTGCATCCGGGTGGCGCGGGAGTTCGCCCGCAACGCCGAGCAGTCCAAGGGTCGGTCCATGATCATCATGGGCGCCGGGATCTGCCAGTGGTTCCACGGCGACACCACCTACCGGGCCGTGCTGGCGCTGGTGATGCTGACCGGCTGCATGGGCCGCAACGGCGGCGGCTGGGCACACTATGTGGGGCAGGAGAAGACCCGCCCGGTCACCGGCTGGCTCTCGCTGGCCAACGCATTGGACTGGTCACGCCCGCCGCGGACCATGATCGGCACAGGCTACTGGTACATGCACACCGACCAGTGGCGGCAGGACGGCTACTCCGCGGATGCGCTGAAGTCCCCGCTGTCCACCGGAGCCCTGGACGGCATGCACACCGCGGACGCGCTGGCCCAGTCCGCCCGCCTCGGCTGGATGCCGTTCTACCCGCAGTTCGACCGCAACCCGCTGGACCTCGCGGACGAGGCGGAGGCCGCCGTCGCCGCCGGGACCGCGCCGGATACGCCCGGCTATATCGCGGACGCGCTCAAGAACCGCACCCTGAACCCCGCGATCGAGGACGTGGACGCCCCGGAGAACTGGCCCCGGACCCTGGTGCTGTGGCGCTCCAACCTGTTCGGCTCCTCGGCCAAGGGCAACGAGTACTTCCTGCGGAACCTGCTGGGCACGCACAACAACGTCCTGGGCCAGGACCACGCCGAGGGTCTCATGCCCAGGGACGTGAAGTGGCATGAGCAGGCGCCGGAGGGGAAGCTGGACCTGCTGGTCTCCGCTGATTTCCGGATGACCTCCACCACGCTGCTGTCCGACGTCGTGTTCCCGGCCGCCACCTGGTACGAGAAACACGACCTGTCCTCCACGGACATGCACCCGTTCGTGCACGCCTTCAGTCCGGCGATCGACCCGCCGTGGGAGACCAAGACCGACTTCGACACCTTCCACCTGCTGGCCAGGGAGTTCTCCCGGCAGGCCAGGACCCACTTGGGCGTCCGCCGCGACCTGGTCAGCGTGCCGTTGCAGCACGACACCCCCGGCCAGCTGGCCCAGCCCGGCGGGATCGTGCGGGACTGGCGGGAGACGGACATCCCCGCCGTCCCGGGGCAGAACATGCCCGTCTTCTCCGTGGTGGAGCGGGACTACACGGCCATCGCGGACAAGCTGGCCGCCGTCGGGCCCCTGGCCGACAAGCTCGGCTTCACGGTCAAGAACGTCACTTACAAACTGGCAGGGCCGTTGGAGCGGCTCAGCCGCTCCAACGGCGTGATGCTCGGCGGCGCCGCGGACGGCAGGCCGGCCATGGACACAGACGCGAAAATGGCCGAGGCCATCCTGGCGTTCTCCGGCACCACCAACGGCGCGCTGTCCGTGCAGGGTTTCAAGGACCTGGAAGTCCGCACCGGCCGGAAACTCGCCGACCTCTCCGAGGGCTCGGAGGAAAAATTCATCACCTTCGCCCAGACCCAGGCCGGGCCGGTCCCGGTGATCACTTCTCCGGAATGGTCCGGCTCCGAAACGGGCGGCCGCCGCTACGCGCCGTTCACCATCAACATCGAACGGCTCAAGCCCTTCCACACCCTGACCGGCCGGATGCACTTTTTCCTCGACCATGACTGGATGATCGACATCGGCGAGGCCCTGCCGATCTACCGTCCGCCGCTGGACATGCACCGGCTCTTCGGTGAACCAAAACTCGGCCGGGACGGTGCCATGGAGGTGGTGGTCAGGTACCTCACCCCGCACTCCAAGTGGTCCATCCACTCCGAGTACCAGGACAACCTGCTGATGCTCTCGCTGTCCCGCGGCGGCCCCACGGTGTGGATGAGCCCCGCCGACGCCGAGGCCATCGAGGTTAAGGACAACGACTGGGTGGAATGCTTGAACATCAACGGCGTCCTGGTGGCCCGGGCCATCGTCAGCCACCGGATGCCGGCCGGCGTGGTCTACGTCCACCACGCGCAGGAACGCACCATCGACGTCCCGAAGTCCGAGGCCACGGGACGCCGCGGCGGCATCCACAACTCGGTGACCCGGCTGCTGGTCAAACCCTCGCACCTGATCGGCGGCTACGCCCAGCAGGCCTACGCGTTCAACTACCTCGGCCCCACCGGAAACCAGCGCGACATGGTGGCCACCGTCCGCCGTCGTTCCCAGGAGGTGCAGTACTGA
- the narH gene encoding nitrate reductase subunit beta, whose translation MRVMAQMGMVMNLDKCIGCHTCSVTCKQAWTNRAGTEYVWFNNVETRPGQGYPRRYEDQERWHGGWVLNKRGKLVLKAGGRVKKLLGIFASPVQPELKDYYEPWTYDYKTLVDAPLGDDFPVARPKSLITGKDTKITWSANWDDDLGGSSENGHLDPIVEKVRRESEDKIKFAYEQTFMFYLPRICEHCLNPSCMASCPSGAIYKRVEDGIVLVDQDKCRGWRQCVTGCPYKKIYFNHKTGKAEKCTFCYPRVEVGLPTVCSETCVGRLRYLGLFLYDADAVTAAAAVTDPRELYDAQMDVLLDPNDPAVQAAARAQDIPEDWIDAARRSPVYALAKVYKVALPLHPEYRTMPMVWYVPPLSPVVDLLRDQGHDGEDHGNLFGAIEALRIPVEYLAELFTAGDAERVTAVLKKLAAMRSYMRGISLGNDPDDSIPEAVGMDGQTMYEMYRLMAIAKYDERYVIPKAHVEQAHDLEEMGCSLDFEGGPGMQDTAHFGEASGRPVPVAVETFNALRDRQTSESAPGETSLRGRVNLLNWDGTGAPPGLFPDKGLLPEKHSPGEQP comes from the coding sequence ATGCGTGTCATGGCTCAAATGGGCATGGTCATGAACCTGGACAAGTGCATCGGCTGCCACACCTGTTCCGTGACCTGCAAGCAGGCCTGGACGAACCGTGCGGGCACCGAATACGTCTGGTTCAACAACGTGGAGACCAGGCCCGGCCAGGGCTACCCGCGCCGCTACGAGGACCAGGAAAGATGGCACGGCGGCTGGGTGCTGAACAAGCGCGGCAAGCTGGTGCTGAAGGCCGGCGGCCGGGTGAAGAAGCTCCTGGGAATCTTCGCCAGCCCCGTCCAGCCCGAGCTCAAGGACTACTACGAGCCGTGGACCTACGACTACAAGACCCTCGTGGACGCGCCGCTGGGCGACGACTTCCCGGTGGCCCGGCCCAAGTCCCTGATCACCGGCAAGGACACCAAAATCACCTGGTCCGCGAACTGGGATGACGACCTGGGCGGCTCCTCCGAGAACGGCCACCTGGACCCGATCGTGGAGAAGGTCAGGCGCGAGTCCGAGGACAAGATCAAGTTCGCCTATGAGCAGACCTTCATGTTCTACCTGCCGCGGATCTGCGAGCACTGCCTGAACCCGTCCTGCATGGCCTCCTGTCCCTCCGGCGCGATCTACAAGCGCGTGGAGGACGGAATCGTGCTGGTGGACCAGGACAAATGCCGCGGCTGGCGGCAGTGCGTCACCGGCTGTCCGTACAAGAAGATCTACTTCAACCACAAAACGGGCAAGGCCGAGAAGTGCACCTTCTGCTACCCGCGGGTGGAGGTGGGGCTGCCCACGGTCTGCTCGGAGACCTGTGTGGGCAGGCTGCGGTACCTGGGGCTGTTCCTGTACGACGCCGACGCCGTCACCGCAGCGGCCGCCGTCACGGACCCCCGGGAACTCTACGACGCCCAGATGGACGTGCTGCTGGACCCGAACGACCCCGCCGTCCAGGCCGCAGCCCGCGCCCAGGACATTCCGGAGGACTGGATCGATGCCGCCCGGCGCTCACCGGTGTATGCCCTCGCCAAGGTCTACAAGGTGGCGCTGCCGCTGCACCCGGAATACCGGACCATGCCCATGGTCTGGTACGTGCCGCCGCTCTCACCCGTGGTGGACCTGCTGCGGGATCAAGGGCACGACGGCGAGGATCACGGCAACCTTTTCGGCGCCATTGAGGCGCTGCGCATCCCGGTGGAATACCTCGCGGAACTGTTCACGGCCGGGGACGCGGAGCGGGTCACCGCCGTCTTGAAGAAGCTTGCGGCGATGCGCTCCTACATGCGCGGCATCAGCCTGGGCAACGACCCGGACGATTCCATCCCGGAAGCGGTGGGCATGGACGGCCAGACGATGTACGAGATGTACCGGCTGATGGCGATCGCGAAGTACGACGAGCGCTACGTCATCCCCAAGGCCCACGTGGAACAGGCCCATGACCTCGAGGAGATGGGCTGCTCGCTGGACTTCGAGGGCGGCCCGGGCATGCAGGATACCGCCCACTTCGGCGAGGCCAGCGGCCGCCCGGTCCCCGTGGCGGTGGAAACCTTCAACGCCCTCCGCGACCGGCAGACCTCCGAGTCTGCGCCCGGGGAAACCAGTTTGCGCGGCAGGGTGAACCTCCTGAACTGGGACGGCACGGGGGCGCCTCCGGGGCTTTTCCCGGACAAAGGGTTGCTTCCGGAGAAGCATTCCCCGGGGGAGCAGCCATGA
- the narJ gene encoding nitrate reductase molybdenum cofactor assembly chaperone, translating into MSRREQVVYLAAAWCLSYPDEELISRVPLMRAALGEFPGALPDFAGVLDLLESTPPMEVQAHYVREFDLGKRHALHLSYWTDGDTRRRGEVLGNFKKTYRQSDILVDTHGELPDYLPMVLEYAAVVDLAAGRDLLTRFRASLEMLRFGLLRDELPHARILQAVCATLPGKSPADEQAVMRMAGYGPPTEAVGLDPYDPRLLPVKGA; encoded by the coding sequence ATGAGCCGGCGCGAACAGGTGGTCTACCTCGCGGCGGCCTGGTGCCTGTCCTACCCGGATGAGGAACTGATCAGCAGGGTCCCCCTCATGCGGGCCGCGCTGGGCGAGTTCCCGGGCGCGTTGCCGGACTTCGCCGGGGTGCTGGACCTGCTGGAATCCACGCCGCCCATGGAGGTGCAGGCTCACTATGTGCGCGAATTCGACCTCGGCAAGCGCCACGCCCTGCACCTCAGCTACTGGACGGACGGGGACACCCGGCGCCGCGGCGAGGTGCTGGGCAACTTCAAGAAAACGTACCGGCAAAGCGACATCCTGGTGGACACCCACGGTGAACTCCCGGACTACCTGCCGATGGTCCTCGAATACGCCGCGGTGGTGGATCTGGCGGCCGGGCGGGATCTGCTCACCCGCTTCCGGGCGAGCCTGGAAATGCTGCGTTTCGGGCTGCTGCGGGACGAGCTGCCGCACGCGCGGATCCTGCAGGCCGTCTGCGCCACCCTGCCCGGGAAATCGCCCGCGGACGAGCAGGCGGTGATGCGGATGGCCGGCTACGGCCCGCCCACCGAAGCCGTGGGCCTGGATCCCTACGATCCCCGACTGTTGCCCGTGAAGGGGGCCTGA